In Bufo gargarizans isolate SCDJY-AF-19 chromosome 5, ASM1485885v1, whole genome shotgun sequence, the following are encoded in one genomic region:
- the TMEM14C gene encoding transmembrane protein 14C, protein MGVEWFGFGYAALVATGGVVGYVKAGSVPSLAAGLLFGSLAGLGAYQMSQDPKNVLLSLIASGTLAGVMGFRFYNSGKIMPAGLIAGASLLMLGRLGVKMLQKPHQP, encoded by the exons ATGGGCGTGGAGTGGTTTGGCTTCGGATATGCGGCTCTGGTCGCCACAGGAGGGGTCGTCGGCTATGTAAAAGCAG GTAGCGTTCCATCTCTTGCTGCCGGCCTACTTTTTGGAAGTTTGGCTGGCCTGGGGGCCTATCAGATGTCACAAGACCCAAAGAACGTCTTGCTTTCACTGA TTGCCTCAGGAACGTTGGCCGGAGTGATGGGATTCAGATTCTACAACTCTGGGAAGATCATGCCTGCTGGATTAATTGCTGGTGCCAG CCTGTTAATGCTGGGAAGACTGGGGGTTAAGATGTTGCAGAAGCCTCACCAGCCATGA